Proteins from one Candidatus Neomarinimicrobiota bacterium genomic window:
- a CDS encoding aminotransferase class III-fold pyridoxal phosphate-dependent enzyme codes for MKVTIAGRPSFSGNVVRKYVRDIYGLTGTLEPLPAEWDQNFRLRGGQAGTFVVKIANRGHKSEVLEFQNAVMNRLSELWSSAESPRVVQSLSGESTSTIFNPDGVPFKMRVLTCVHGQPLATVQSRGAQTLDRIGYALGDLDRCLADFQHPAMKRELEWDLQRSEWISAYTRLIPNLQRRQIVQRLLLQYRARVVPLFPKLPMSVIHNDANDENVLLKPASEGEWKVAGLLDFGDILRTYTVNELAIACAYTCFGEDDPLVVTAGITAGYHRARTLTEEEIQVLFPLMCMRLCVSVTTSAIAAREDPENEYRQISDRQAWEVLQRIHEVDWRDAENRLRSVCGFDERPVEQFGSKPWSYQELFGERRKRIGSSLRLSYETPLVLVRGHGQFVFEPDERAYLDCVNNVCHVGHCHPGVVDAISRQAATLNTNTRYLHPYLVEYAERLTATIPEPLSVCYFVNSGSEANELALRLARTHTGRRDVIVLEDGYHGNTQRLVDISPYKCEGPGGQGLPAWVHKVVKPDGYRGPYRGKEKDIGRAYAEHVRDMCEQLVKEDRPCALFICETLLGCGGQIIPPKGYLQEAFQHVRSAGGLCVVDEVQVGMGRVGSHMWAFETQGVVPDIVTMGKPMGNGHPLGAVVTTPEIAHSFDNGMEFFSTFGGNPVSIAAGMAVLDVIEEEELLERALRVGGYLIEGFQDLREHHPEIGDVRGLGLFMGVELVQDQDTLTPATDVTAQLIERVRADGILISAEGPHHNVLKIKPPMQFFETDADLLLGAVDRALSDICEGGSSGVASRS; via the coding sequence ATGAAAGTAACAATAGCCGGTCGACCATCGTTCTCTGGCAATGTGGTCCGGAAGTATGTCCGGGACATCTATGGACTTACCGGCACCCTGGAACCGCTACCGGCTGAATGGGACCAGAATTTCCGTCTTCGTGGTGGGCAGGCGGGTACATTCGTGGTCAAGATCGCTAACCGGGGTCACAAAAGTGAGGTATTGGAATTCCAAAACGCAGTCATGAATCGATTATCCGAACTCTGGTCTTCCGCTGAGAGTCCACGTGTGGTCCAATCCCTATCGGGAGAAAGTACCAGCACGATCTTTAATCCTGATGGGGTGCCGTTTAAGATGAGAGTACTCACGTGTGTCCACGGACAACCCCTGGCAACTGTGCAATCCCGTGGTGCCCAGACTCTGGATCGGATCGGCTATGCACTTGGCGATCTCGACAGATGCCTGGCTGATTTTCAGCATCCTGCGATGAAACGGGAGCTAGAATGGGACCTGCAACGGTCCGAGTGGATCAGTGCATATACGCGCCTTATTCCCAACCTCCAGAGGCGTCAAATTGTACAGAGGTTGCTTCTGCAATACCGGGCACGTGTGGTGCCGCTGTTTCCCAAACTTCCCATGAGTGTCATACACAATGATGCGAACGATGAAAACGTTTTGCTCAAACCGGCCTCAGAAGGAGAGTGGAAAGTCGCGGGATTGTTGGATTTCGGAGACATATTGAGAACGTATACCGTAAATGAACTCGCAATCGCCTGTGCGTATACCTGTTTCGGGGAAGACGATCCACTCGTAGTGACGGCAGGAATTACCGCCGGTTATCACCGTGCGCGAACTCTTACTGAAGAAGAGATACAGGTCCTGTTCCCTCTGATGTGCATGCGATTGTGTGTAAGCGTCACCACATCTGCCATTGCTGCCAGGGAGGATCCGGAAAACGAATACCGACAGATAAGCGACAGGCAGGCGTGGGAAGTGCTACAACGCATTCACGAGGTTGATTGGCGTGATGCCGAGAACCGTCTTCGGAGCGTGTGTGGATTTGATGAACGACCTGTTGAGCAGTTTGGGAGCAAGCCATGGAGTTACCAGGAACTATTCGGTGAGCGGCGCAAACGGATTGGTTCCTCGCTGAGGTTGTCGTACGAAACACCGCTGGTGCTCGTGCGTGGTCATGGTCAGTTTGTGTTCGAACCTGATGAACGTGCCTATCTGGACTGCGTCAACAACGTCTGCCACGTGGGACACTGTCACCCTGGGGTGGTAGATGCCATTTCGAGACAAGCAGCGACACTGAATACCAATACCCGGTACCTGCACCCATATCTGGTGGAGTACGCGGAACGTTTGACAGCGACTATTCCGGAGCCACTGAGCGTTTGTTACTTTGTCAATTCCGGGAGTGAGGCGAACGAACTGGCCTTACGCCTGGCCCGCACGCACACGGGCAGGCGTGACGTTATCGTTTTGGAGGATGGATACCACGGCAATACGCAAAGGCTGGTTGACATCAGTCCATACAAATGCGAAGGTCCGGGAGGTCAAGGACTTCCTGCGTGGGTGCACAAGGTAGTGAAGCCCGATGGATATCGCGGACCGTACCGGGGGAAAGAAAAAGACATAGGGCGGGCTTATGCAGAGCATGTTAGAGATATGTGTGAACAGCTGGTTAAAGAAGACCGACCTTGCGCTCTATTTATTTGTGAGACTCTCCTTGGGTGCGGCGGACAGATCATTCCTCCCAAGGGCTACCTGCAGGAAGCGTTCCAACATGTCCGGTCGGCCGGGGGCCTGTGCGTAGTTGACGAAGTACAGGTAGGCATGGGGCGGGTCGGGAGCCATATGTGGGCGTTCGAGACACAGGGCGTTGTCCCGGACATCGTTACAATGGGAAAACCTATGGGGAACGGACATCCACTCGGTGCTGTAGTCACAACCCCCGAAATTGCACACTCGTTTGATAATGGAATGGAGTTCTTCAGCACTTTCGGTGGGAATCCTGTCTCCATCGCTGCCGGCATGGCAGTGTTGGATGTGATAGAAGAGGAAGAGCTCCTTGAGCGGGCGTTACGAGTGGGAGGCTATCTGATCGAAGGATTTCAGGATTTGAGAGAACATCACCCGGAGATAGGCGATGTCCGGGGTCTCGGGCTGTTTATGGGCGTGGAGCTGGTTCAGGATCAGGATACACTCACCCCGGCAACAGATGTGACAGCTCAACTAATCGAGCGAGTCAGAGCTGATGGAATACTGATCAGTGCGGAAGGGCCACACCACAACGTTTTGAAGATCAAACCGCCCATGCAGTTTTTCGAGACGGACGCAGATCTCCTACTGGGAGCCGTCGACCGGGCGCTCTCCGACATATGCGAAGGTGGCAGCAGTGGAGTCGCCAGCAGATCTTAG
- a CDS encoding adenylosuccinate synthase, with translation MTHDQSPPLVTIIVGTQWGDEGKGKITDYFAGQCDYVVRFQGGNNAGHTVKVGNEVYKLHLIPSGVLYSRPVSVIGNGVVVNPKVLIEEISSLKSRGIEPKLKVSDRAHVIMPYHAVMDECLTGHQGILAAGSTRRGIAPVYADKMYRHGIRMGDLLEPAIFKEKLKNSYRFNQGIIQKVFEGRFDVPLEDILNEYLSYGEQLKSYISDTELQLYDGFKEGKAFLFEAAQGTSLDVDHGLYPHTTSSSTVAGHIAAGAGIGFNGFRRIIGVVKAYVTRVGISPFPTELLGEQAKVIREKGQEYGTTTGRPRRIGCLDLVQLRQAVRLNGLTHIALTKMDVLGGMTELNICTAYRIDGETITEMPASLEMMRKAKPEYSTLEGWGDMEKNRIGNHCQEGYDSLPEAMREYVQFIEEQVDCPITILSLGPDRSQTIVRQMK, from the coding sequence ATGACACACGATCAAAGCCCGCCGTTAGTCACCATTATTGTGGGCACCCAGTGGGGTGACGAGGGGAAGGGGAAGATTACAGATTATTTCGCGGGACAGTGCGATTATGTGGTGCGGTTTCAGGGAGGCAACAACGCGGGCCATACCGTAAAAGTCGGAAACGAAGTTTACAAACTCCATCTGATTCCATCAGGGGTTCTTTATTCACGACCCGTATCTGTCATCGGGAACGGGGTTGTGGTCAACCCGAAAGTACTTATTGAAGAGATCAGCTCCCTGAAAAGCCGCGGCATCGAGCCAAAACTCAAGGTTAGCGATCGCGCTCATGTTATCATGCCTTACCATGCCGTCATGGATGAATGCCTCACCGGACATCAGGGAATTCTTGCAGCCGGAAGCACAAGGCGTGGGATCGCCCCCGTTTACGCCGACAAGATGTACCGTCACGGTATTCGTATGGGTGACCTCCTGGAACCGGCCATTTTTAAAGAAAAACTCAAAAACTCTTATCGTTTCAATCAAGGCATTATCCAGAAGGTATTTGAAGGGCGATTCGATGTCCCTCTTGAGGACATCCTGAATGAGTACCTCTCTTACGGTGAGCAACTGAAGTCATACATTTCCGATACAGAGCTGCAACTTTATGACGGTTTCAAAGAAGGGAAAGCGTTCCTTTTCGAGGCAGCCCAGGGGACGTCCCTGGACGTGGATCACGGTCTCTACCCTCACACGACCAGTTCCTCAACCGTGGCGGGTCATATCGCCGCGGGCGCCGGTATCGGTTTCAACGGGTTCCGCCGTATCATCGGTGTGGTTAAGGCCTATGTTACACGGGTGGGAATCAGTCCCTTTCCAACAGAACTCCTTGGTGAACAGGCAAAGGTCATCCGCGAAAAAGGTCAAGAATACGGCACCACTACCGGTCGACCCAGGCGGATCGGCTGCCTGGACCTTGTTCAGCTTCGTCAGGCCGTTCGCCTTAACGGTCTTACCCATATTGCTCTTACCAAGATGGACGTCCTGGGAGGCATGACAGAACTGAACATCTGCACCGCTTACAGGATCGATGGAGAGACGATCACCGAGATGCCTGCCAGCCTCGAAATGATGCGAAAAGCAAAGCCCGAATATTCTACCCTGGAAGGGTGGGGTGACATGGAGAAGAATCGAATCGGAAACCACTGTCAAGAAGGATACGACTCACTCCCCGAAGCGATGCGGGAATATGTTCAGTTCATCGAAGAGCAGGTTGATTGTCCCATCACTATCCTCTCCCTGGGACCTGATCGAAGCCAAACCATTGTGCGCCAGATGAAATGA
- the purL gene encoding phosphoribosylformylglycinamidine synthase subunit PurL — MSVIPEAIDFSTLSSTEIQATLQTYNIPLKVDEVLKIQTEILKRPPSFTECVLWSIQGSEHSSYKSSRPHLNQFVTEGPNVILGPREDAGIVAIAQDNLGKRYGIVMSHESHNHPSQIVPFEGAATGIGGIVRDVLCMGAQVIAVADGLRFGEIASPKTKWIHEGVVAGIAGYGNPIGVPNLAGDLYYDEGYNDNCLVSVVSLGLVREDEVIHSSAPEDADGYHLILVGKATDNSGFGGASFASLELNEEEKETKKAAVQEPNAFLERHLLKATYALFDLLKQKGLLGKVGFKDLGAGGIACASVELADNAGRGAEVFLDQVHLGMRGLHPSVVLCSETQERLMWVSHPDVSPLIIDHYNKTFDLPNTSKGADARIVGKIRADGHYLVHSNGRVIVDAPANQITQGFLYHRSYTPTQPPLKEPDLPEPEDYNRLLTNILSHENIASRLPVFETYDKQVQGRTCLEAGEADAGVMEPFNDDSYPEEIRQVGIALSVDHNPRYCKIDPYWGAVNAVVESMRNVAAVGATPVAITDCLCFGNPEKKDQMSQFVEAVRGVAEACKGIHLKEYPDYPVPIISGNVSFYNESSHGAIPSSPIVSCLGKLPQVSKAITPHFKKPGSPLLMIGHRKDECGGSVYYALNGKLGANVPKPDLTQAQRQIHAITEGIDLELFLTCHDISEGGVATALAEMSFFNGIGCEVNISGSVQEVKKLFGESGGFVVEVLRQNLEKAMSFLNAQRVSFNDIGNTTNDGRLHINTCIDLAVSDARTAWSEGLRQKLE; from the coding sequence ATGAGCGTGATACCGGAAGCCATAGATTTCAGCACCCTCTCAAGCACGGAAATTCAGGCCACACTACAAACGTACAATATCCCTCTTAAAGTAGACGAAGTCCTCAAGATTCAGACCGAAATTCTCAAACGACCACCCTCATTTACAGAGTGTGTTCTCTGGTCTATTCAGGGGTCAGAACACTCCTCCTACAAAAGCAGTCGTCCTCATCTCAACCAGTTCGTGACAGAAGGACCCAACGTTATCCTGGGTCCCAGGGAAGATGCCGGAATTGTGGCGATTGCCCAGGACAATCTGGGCAAACGCTACGGCATTGTGATGAGTCACGAATCCCATAACCATCCTTCCCAGATTGTTCCATTCGAAGGTGCGGCAACAGGAATTGGAGGTATCGTCCGGGACGTGCTGTGCATGGGCGCTCAGGTTATCGCCGTTGCGGACGGATTGAGGTTCGGAGAGATCGCCTCTCCCAAAACCAAGTGGATTCATGAGGGCGTTGTGGCCGGGATCGCCGGTTATGGTAATCCCATCGGTGTTCCGAATCTCGCGGGGGATCTCTACTACGATGAGGGGTACAACGATAACTGTCTCGTTTCCGTGGTCTCCCTGGGCCTTGTCCGGGAGGACGAGGTCATCCATTCATCCGCTCCAGAAGACGCGGACGGTTACCATCTTATCTTGGTGGGTAAGGCCACAGACAACAGCGGGTTTGGTGGGGCCAGTTTCGCCTCCCTGGAACTCAACGAAGAAGAAAAGGAGACCAAGAAAGCCGCCGTTCAGGAACCAAACGCCTTCCTGGAACGCCATCTTCTCAAGGCTACTTATGCCCTCTTCGATCTTCTGAAGCAAAAAGGCCTCCTGGGTAAGGTCGGATTCAAGGATCTCGGAGCCGGAGGGATCGCCTGCGCCAGTGTGGAACTCGCCGACAATGCCGGTCGCGGGGCCGAGGTATTCCTTGACCAGGTACATCTTGGGATGAGAGGACTCCACCCCTCTGTGGTCCTCTGCTCGGAAACTCAGGAGCGACTCATGTGGGTCAGTCATCCCGACGTTTCTCCCCTGATCATTGACCACTACAACAAAACTTTCGATCTCCCGAATACTTCTAAAGGGGCAGACGCACGAATTGTGGGCAAGATCCGAGCAGATGGTCACTACCTGGTTCACTCAAACGGTCGGGTAATTGTGGATGCCCCCGCGAATCAGATTACCCAGGGATTCCTTTACCACAGATCCTACACACCGACACAACCTCCGTTGAAAGAACCGGATCTCCCTGAACCCGAGGACTATAACAGACTCCTGACGAACATCCTTTCACACGAAAATATCGCTTCCCGGCTGCCCGTTTTCGAGACCTATGACAAGCAGGTTCAGGGGAGGACCTGTCTGGAGGCTGGAGAGGCTGACGCGGGCGTTATGGAACCGTTTAACGACGATTCCTATCCGGAGGAGATTCGCCAAGTAGGTATCGCTCTCTCCGTGGATCACAATCCCCGCTACTGCAAGATCGATCCTTATTGGGGTGCTGTGAACGCCGTGGTGGAGTCCATGCGCAACGTGGCGGCTGTGGGTGCCACGCCTGTAGCCATAACGGACTGCCTCTGCTTCGGGAATCCCGAAAAAAAGGACCAGATGAGTCAATTCGTGGAAGCCGTCCGGGGCGTCGCCGAAGCGTGTAAAGGGATTCATCTGAAAGAATACCCTGATTATCCTGTACCCATCATCTCTGGAAATGTTTCATTCTACAATGAATCCAGCCACGGAGCCATCCCTTCCAGTCCCATCGTGAGCTGCCTCGGCAAGTTACCTCAAGTATCGAAGGCGATCACACCACACTTCAAAAAACCGGGATCCCCTCTGCTCATGATCGGCCACCGGAAAGACGAGTGCGGTGGAAGTGTCTATTACGCACTCAACGGTAAGCTGGGGGCAAACGTGCCAAAACCCGACCTGACCCAGGCGCAGCGACAGATCCATGCCATCACCGAAGGCATTGACCTGGAACTCTTTCTGACATGTCACGATATCTCCGAAGGCGGAGTGGCAACGGCTCTGGCGGAAATGAGTTTTTTCAATGGGATCGGATGTGAGGTAAACATCTCCGGTTCGGTCCAAGAAGTGAAGAAGCTGTTTGGCGAATCTGGCGGATTTGTTGTTGAGGTGTTGCGGCAGAATCTTGAAAAGGCGATGTCCTTCCTTAACGCCCAGAGAGTTTCGTTCAACGACATTGGAAATACAACGAATGACGGCCGCCTCCACATAAACACCTGTATTGATCTTGCTGTCTCTGATGCCCGGACTGCATGGTCTGAGGGATTGAGGCAGAAACTGGAGTGA
- the purM gene encoding phosphoribosylformylglycinamidine cyclo-ligase, with protein MSPIDYKSSGVDIDAANEAVERIREQVKSTFTPHVLTDVGSFGAMVDADVILKNYRHPVLVQSIDGVGTKMIVARMMNKYDTIGMDLVSATCNDIIVHGARPLTFLDYIANDKLIPETVEKIVAGIAQACRETGVSLIGGETAEMPDTYLPGEHDLVGVITGVVDRERIVSGKEIRTGDAVLGLGSSGLHTNGYSLARKLFFDAGKFKVNSSHSALEKSVGETLLEPHLNYTQPILTLLEQGVPIRGMAHITGGGLVDNIPRILPQGCSVEISRGAWPEQPVFTLLTKLGQLHEKEAFRTFNMGIGMVVIVSPELTDRVRRFLLQFRHVPVYEIGKVVKGDREVRFV; from the coding sequence GTGAGTCCAATAGACTACAAATCTTCCGGTGTCGACATCGATGCTGCCAATGAAGCCGTGGAGCGAATCCGGGAACAGGTCAAGAGTACTTTTACACCCCATGTGCTGACGGACGTGGGAAGTTTTGGTGCCATGGTGGATGCGGATGTCATCCTGAAAAACTACCGCCATCCCGTTCTTGTCCAGAGCATTGACGGTGTGGGCACAAAGATGATTGTGGCCAGGATGATGAACAAATATGACACCATAGGAATGGACCTGGTAAGTGCGACATGCAACGATATCATTGTGCACGGCGCCCGGCCCCTCACTTTTCTCGACTACATTGCAAATGATAAATTGATCCCCGAGACCGTTGAAAAGATTGTCGCAGGCATCGCGCAGGCTTGCCGCGAGACGGGGGTATCTCTCATAGGAGGTGAGACGGCCGAAATGCCCGATACCTATCTTCCGGGAGAGCATGACCTTGTGGGAGTGATTACCGGTGTGGTGGACCGGGAACGAATCGTCAGCGGCAAAGAGATCCGGACCGGAGACGCGGTTCTCGGCCTTGGTTCAAGTGGGCTCCATACTAACGGGTATTCTCTGGCCCGGAAGTTGTTTTTTGACGCGGGTAAGTTCAAGGTGAATTCTAGCCATTCCGCCCTCGAAAAGAGCGTGGGTGAGACTTTGCTGGAGCCTCACCTGAACTATACTCAGCCCATCTTGACTTTGCTGGAGCAAGGTGTCCCCATTCGGGGTATGGCTCACATAACGGGCGGAGGACTTGTTGACAACATTCCTCGAATCCTTCCCCAGGGATGCTCAGTGGAAATCTCCCGTGGAGCATGGCCCGAACAGCCTGTTTTCACTCTTCTGACAAAGCTGGGACAGCTCCATGAGAAAGAGGCGTTCCGGACATTTAACATGGGAATTGGGATGGTAGTGATCGTTTCACCGGAGCTCACGGATAGGGTAAGACGCTTCCTTCTTCAATTTCGACATGTGCCGGTTTATGAGATCGGCAAAGTTGTTAAAGGTGATAGGGAAGTAAGGTTCGTATAA